GCGGTGGATTTGACCATCTGCTCGCGTCCATGCTCGCGCAGGGCGTGCGCGATTTCGTGGCCCATGATGGCCGCCGCTTCATCATCGGTCAGTTTGAGCTGGGTGAGAATCCCGCTGAAAAAGCCAATGCGCCCACCGGGCATGCAAAAGGCGTTGATCTGCTGCGATCCGATCAGGTTGACCTGCCAGTCCCACTTGGAGGCAGCCGGATTCCAGCGCGTGGTGTGCGGAATGATGCGCCGGGCGATATTCCGCAGGCGGATGACCTGCGGATGGTCGCTTGGCGCCAGGGCACCCTTTTGCGCGGCCTGCTGCATCATCTGCGCATACTGCGCCTTCGATTGCGCTTCGATCCTTTCTTCCGATGCGAGCATCCGGTACCGGGGCATGGGACGCAGCTGGATGCCGTCCTGCACGGTGGCCTGGTCCTGGCGCGGGGCCTGCTGCTGGGCCTGGACCGGGACCATGCCGGCGCAGGCAGCGAGGGAAACGGCAACGACTATTTTTCTTAGTTGGTTCATATTGGCTTTCCGGGGCGACACCGCCCGTGCTGTGATTTTGATAACAACATCATCGCAGGAAATGTCTGTTTGGCGCACACGATAAGCAGGAAGTCATTTCGAGGCGGAATTTTTCTTGCGCAGGCGAAATACTGCCAGGCTACCACGCAGATTGGGCAGGAAGGACACAGGTTTGCCATCGGCGAGCGCCACGCGCTCCAGCACTTCGAGTCCGCATTCGGCGGCAAGTTCCTCAAAATCGTAGATTGTTGCGCAGCGCACGTTGGGGGTGTCATACCACTGGTACGGCAGCGACTTCGATACCGGCATGCGGCCCTTGGCCAGCGCCAGCCGGTGCGGCCAGTAGGCAAAATTGGGGAAGGAAACGATGGCTTCCGTGCCCACCCGGACGATGTCGCGCAGCAGCACTTCGACATGCTGCATCATTTGCAGCGACGACAGGCACAGCACGGTGTCGAAGGAGTTGTCGGTAAACAGGGTCAGGCCCTGCTCCATGTCGTGCTGCAGCACGTTGATGCCGCGCCGCGCACTGGCCAGCAGCTGGGCGTCGGCGATTTCGATGCCGTAGCCGGTGCAGCGCTTGCCGTTCTGGAGGTGGGCCAGCATGGCGCCGTCGCCACAGCCAACGTCGAGCACATGGGCGCCGTCCGGCACCCAGTCGGCGATGAATGCCAGGTCGGGCCGTAAGGTGGAGAGGTCCTTGAAATTCATTTGATGCCGTCCCAGATCCGTTCGTAGTAAGCCCTGAC
This region of Massilia sp. PAMC28688 genomic DNA includes:
- a CDS encoding M48 family metallopeptidase; its protein translation is MNQLRKIVVAVSLAACAGMVPVQAQQQAPRQDQATVQDGIQLRPMPRYRMLASEERIEAQSKAQYAQMMQQAAQKGALAPSDHPQVIRLRNIARRIIPHTTRWNPAASKWDWQVNLIGSQQINAFCMPGGRIGFFSGILTQLKLTDDEAAAIMGHEIAHALREHGREQMVKSTATNVGARLGGAVLAAVLGIDPGITDTVAQYGAQFASLKFSRDDEREADLIGLDIAARAGYDPRAGIVLWQKMAQASKGSPPEFLSTHPGGANRIRQMQEHMDVLLPLYARAKGTTTRSLPPYRSVSIR
- the metW gene encoding methionine biosynthesis protein MetW; protein product: MNFKDLSTLRPDLAFIADWVPDGAHVLDVGCGDGAMLAHLQNGKRCTGYGIEIADAQLLASARRGINVLQHDMEQGLTLFTDNSFDTVLCLSSLQMMQHVEVLLRDIVRVGTEAIVSFPNFAYWPHRLALAKGRMPVSKSLPYQWYDTPNVRCATIYDFEELAAECGLEVLERVALADGKPVSFLPNLRGSLAVFRLRKKNSASK